The nucleotide window GCCCAATGCCAAGCCTTCCAAGGTGCTGGTCATCTCCGACGGCGACTTTATCCGCTCCGAGCTGGACCCCAAAACCGGCAACCCCTACCGCCTGGGCTTCGACCGCCTGGCCAACACCGAGTTTGCCAACCGGGAGCTGGTCCTCAATGCTGTGGACTATATGCTCGACGAAAGCGGCCTGATTTCGGTGCGCGGCAAGCAAATCACCCTGCGCCCTTTGGACAAGCTCAAGGTCATCGAGCAGAAAAGCCGCTGGCAACTGCTGAACCTAGCGGCCCCGCTGGTGCTACTGGGCGCATTCGGAGCCATGCGGGCCTGGCGCCGCAAGCGGCGGTACGCTTCGTTTTAAATGCTGCCTGGCCTTATCTTCTACCGTATCCAACCAGCCTGTCTGATGTCTGATTTCTTTGATTCTTGGCCTATCGATATTGTAAGCCCTGTATTAAGAGCGGTAATTCTAGTGCCCCTGGGGTTTCTGTATCTGCGGCTGCGCTACTGGAAGCAGGATGCCTGGCGGCTGGTACTAACCAAAGAATACCAGAACAGCTACGGCAACGCGGGCAAAGCCTTGGTCGAGAGCGGTATTCGGGGAGTTTTGGTGCTACTTCTGGCGGCTTGGATTCTGTTTGGGCTGTGCCTTATCTATAAAGTTCTAACCGCTCCATAGCTTGGTGTTGGCCTACGGGAACATTGGGGTTAGCGCAAACATACGGTGCAAGTGGCTGCCATTCCGCGCAGGTAGGACCGGTTAGCGCCGAGTATATTTCGAGATAGTAACTCCCCGGCTTTGCCCACGCGCCGGTCGTTGGTCAGCGTAAGCTCGGTGGGCGACAGGGTGGTGATGGTGAAGTCCATCGAGCCCTGGATGGGGTTGTTCATCGTCAAGCTAGTCCCGTTCCAGACGTAGTTGCCGCTCCAGCTCAGCACATCATCGGTGTAAGAGGCGTAGCTTTTATCGGCGCGCAGCAGGATGTAGGCGTTGCGCGGGGTGCCGTTGCCGTTGTCGTAGTAGGTTTCGTCGAACGTAATCCGGCCGTCCGAATCGTAGAGGGTCAGCTGCACGGTCTGGGAGTCCCAACGGCCGACGAGGTCCGGCTTGGGCTGCGGATCTTCGGTCTGCTTCTTAGAGCAGGCTGCCGCTCCAAGCAAGAAGACAAATACCAATAAGCGGGTAAGTAGGAAAGGGCGCATACGGCTCAGAGGGTAATAAGCTGTCGGTAGAGTAAATAGTGGTGCAAAATAACGGATATAAGCCTTTCGCTCTAGCAAAGTATGGGCACAGTTGCTCAGCTATTGTGAAGGTGCCGCTGGCAACTCTTCCAGCAGCTCCCGCAGCACCTCGGCCTCCCGCTCCAGTCCGGCAATGCGGGCTTCCAGCAGCTTCTGGGGCCCGGTGCCACATTCGTAGAGCAGGGCGATTTCGGCTTCGCCTTCAATCAGGGCCAGCCAGTTTTCTTCGTGGGCGGGGTTCTTCACGGGGCCGGTAAAGGCGCGCAGGGCGGGCAGGGCCGCAAGGCGGGCTTCGTGGGGAGCCGCTTTGAGCTGTAACTGGGCCAATTCGTAGCGCAGGCGGCCGGCGTGGTGCCGACAGTAGGCCAGCCGGGCCTGTATGGGCGCCGGGTCCGGCGCGGGTGGGGGCAGCGGTGGGGGAGCGGGGCGGTTGCCGGCCGGGTCATACACCAGCCCCAGGGTAGCGAGGGTAAGCCGAATCAGTTGGCTGGCCGTGCCCAGCGGCCAGGAACGGTGTACGCCTTCGGCCAAGGCTACACTGTTACGGGATATGCCTAGCCAGCTGCCCATCATTTCCTGCGAAAGCCCCAGTTTCGCCCGAATCTCATCGGCCATAAGTAAGAAGTAAGCGCTAACGATTGAAACACTTTTGCCTGAAACAATTTAAAGTGTTTCAGGCAAAAGTGTTTCACGCTGGCCCGCATTATATCTTTGGTCCCGTACCGGATATGGCCTCAGTAGCGAATCTTGTGGTCGGTAACGAACGAAACCAAGAGCTCCTGCAGGGACGCCGCTTCCGTATTGGTTTTGATCAGGCTGTTTGGGTAGGAGGGAGTGGCCAGGTTCAGGTAGCCCGTCAGGTAGGCAAAGTCCTCGGGGTGCACGGCCTTGAAGCCCATGGACCACTGCGCGAAGCAGCGCTGCGGAATCGGGCCGTCGGCCAGCTTGGTCACGTCGTAGTGGCGCAGATCCTGCTCGATGCGGCCGAAAATGTATTCCACCTCGTGCTGCGGCCCTTCCAGCACCTGCAGAACGTGCGAGTCGCAGTAGAGCAGCACCCCGGTCAGGCCGTGGCTGTGGTTCCAGGCGCGGGAGTGGGTCAGCAGGGCCTCTAACTCAGCTTCACTCAGCGGGGCGGTTACGTTGCTTTGGTACACGAGGTGGTGGAGGTCGGCAGTCATACGGAGTAAGCTAGGAAGGCTGCTTAAGTAGCTATTTTTCTGGCCAACACGCAAGCCCAATGCTGGTTTCCTCCTTAATACCGAATTGGCTCCTCCGTCAGAAAAGCGGTTAGCAGCGTGTGCAGGGCAGTGGTATCATTGGCGGCAATGCAAGCCGAAAAAGCCGGGGAATTCGGATCCAGGTACCCGGGCAAGTGCCGAAAGTGCTCCGCCTGCATCACGTTAAATCCCATCGACCAGTGGGCGAAGCTACGCTGGCTAATGGGGCCGTCGGTCAGGGTTGTCACATTATGGTGGCGCGTGTCGCGCTCAATCCGGGCGTAGATAAAGTGGACGGCCTCTTCCGAGCCTTCCAGCACTTGCATAAACCGACCCTGGCTGTAGAGCAGCACGCCCGTGAGGCCATATTCCAGGTTGGCGGCCCGGGCCTGCGTAAGCATATCCTCCAGCTCCTGCTCGGATGGGATACTAGTAGCCGTGCTCTGATACGCTAAGTGATGCAGAGAATAAGGAAGGGGCAAAGGCATACAGTAAACCAGATAAGCTCAAGTGAATACGGGTTATGCCAGCCCAAAGGCTGTGGTTGAGGTCGAATAAAAGCATGGGCTGGATCCGGCGGGCATCGGGCTCTGCGCTATAATGCCCCGCAATAAGCCCGTAGGGGCCCCTGCACCCACCCGCTAAGGCGCTAGAAAACCCGGTTTGGGTTTCCTATCTTTGTCCTCTTCTTTACAACGCCAGCCAACTCCGCCTATATGAAGTTTATCGTATCGTCTTCCGCCTTGCTCAAGCAGCTGCAGAGCATCAACGGCGTGGTGACCAACAACCCCGTGGTGCCGATTCTGGAGAACTTTCTCTTTGAAATCGAGGATGGCAAGCTGACGATTACCGCCTCCGACCTGGAGACCAGCATGATTACCGAGCTGCCCGTGGAAGCCCGCGAAAGTGGCCGCATTGCTGCTCCCGCCCGCATCCTGCTCGACACCCTGAAGAACCTGCCCGACCAGCCCGTGACCTTCACCCTGGACGAGGAAACCTATACCATCGAAATTGCCTCGGCCAACGGCCGCTACAAGCTGGCCGGCGAAAACGCCACCGACTTCCCCGCGTGCCGGTCGTGAAAGGCTCTTCGCCAATCGAAATTCCCTCCTCGTCGTTGTCGCGGGCCATTACCAAGACCATCTTCGCCGTTAGCACCGACGAGCTGCGGCCCGCCATGACCGGCATTCTGGTGCAGCTGGCCGACGCTCAGGTAACCTTCGTGGCCACCGACGGGCACCGCCTGCTGCGCTACCGCCGCTCCGACGTGGGCGCGGGCCAGACGGCCAACCTGATTATTCCGCGCAAGGCCTTTAATCTACTGAAAGGTGCCCTGCCCTCCGAGGCAACTACCGTGCGCGTC belongs to Hymenobacter cellulosilyticus and includes:
- a CDS encoding BLUF domain-containing protein; protein product: MTADLHHLVYQSNVTAPLSEAELEALLTHSRAWNHSHGLTGVLLYCDSHVLQVLEGPQHEVEYIFGRIEQDLRHYDVTKLADGPIPQRCFAQWSMGFKAVHPEDFAYLTGYLNLATPSYPNSLIKTNTEAASLQELLVSFVTDHKIRY
- a CDS encoding BLUF domain-containing protein, which gives rise to MPLPLPYSLHHLAYQSTATSIPSEQELEDMLTQARAANLEYGLTGVLLYSQGRFMQVLEGSEEAVHFIYARIERDTRHHNVTTLTDGPISQRSFAHWSMGFNVMQAEHFRHLPGYLDPNSPAFSACIAANDTTALHTLLTAFLTEEPIRY